Proteins from a single region of Drosophila biarmipes strain raj3 chromosome 3R, RU_DBia_V1.1, whole genome shotgun sequence:
- the LOC108025257 gene encoding protein phosphatase PTC7 homolog fig, whose amino-acid sequence MMSTMCSRLKSWPRLLNRFVRQLRTPLQIARHSIQQFARSSGKSSRDPYLITVVQGRSKKPRYPGDQRANQRFGEDSWFVSSTPLAEVMGVADGVGGWRDLGVDAGRFAKELMSCCSGQTQSSGFDGRNPRDLLIAGYQELTHRENPVVGSSTACVVTMHRRDCTLYTANLGDSGFLVVRNGRVLHRSQEQTHDFNTPYQLTVAPEDRKESFYMDSPEMAVSTRYSLLPGDLVLLATDGLFDNLPESMLLKILNGLKERGERDLLEGASQVVEKARELSLNASFQSPFALKAREHNVPYSGGGKPDDITLILASVEVPNA is encoded by the coding sequence ATGATGTCCACCATGTGCTCGCGGCTGAAGAGCTGGCCGCGTCTGCTCAACCGCTTCGTGCGGCAGCTGAGGACTCCGCTGCAGATAGCCCGCCACTCGATCCAGCAGTTCGCCCGCTCGTCCGGCAAATCCTCGCGGGATCCCTACCTCATCACGGTGGTGCAGGGACGATCGAAGAAGCCGCGATACCCAGGTGATCAGCGGGCCAACCAGCGTTTCGGCGAGGACAGCTGGTTCGTCAGCTCCACGCCCCTGGCCGAGGTGATGGGCGTGGCCGACGGCGTGGGCGGCTGGCGGGACTTGGGCGTGGACGCGGGGCGCTTCGCCAAGGAGCTGATGTCCTGCTGCTCCGGGCAGACCCAGAGTTCCGGCTTCGATGGGCGCAATCCGCGGGACTTGCTCATCGCCGGCTACCAGGAGTTGACCCACCGGGAGAACCCGGTGGTGGGCAGCAGCACCGCCTGCGTGGTCACCATGCACCGCAGGGACTGCACCCTGTACACCGCCAATCTGGGGGACAGTGGCTTCCTGGTGGTGCGAAATGGTCGAGTGCTGCACCGCTCCCAGGAGCAGACGCACGATTTCAACACCCCCTATCAGCTGACTGTGGCTCCGGAGGATCGGAAGGAGTCCTTCTACATGGATTCTCCCGAGATGGCCGTGTCCACCAGGTACTCCCTGCTTCCAGGAGATCTGGTGCTGCTGGCCACGGATGGGCTGTTTGACAACTTGCCCGAGAGCATGTTGCTCAAGATTTTGAATGGCCTGAAGGAGCGGGGAGAACGCGATCTTCTCGAGGGCGCCAGCCAGGTGGTGGAGAAGGCCAGGGAACTCTCGTTGAATGCCAGTTTTCAGTCGCCCTTCGCCCTGAAAGCAAGGGAGCACAACGTTCCCTACTCCGGCGGCGGCAAGCCCGATGACATCACCCTAATCCTGGCCAGCGTCGAGGTGCCGAATGCCTAG